Proteins found in one Flavobacteriales bacterium genomic segment:
- the purL gene encoding phosphoribosylformylglycinamidine synthase subunit PurL translates to MSLQATTTLATLEQAVELGLRPEEFDKIKEILGRTPNFTEMSIFSVMWSEHCSYKNSITWLKTLPKDGPHMLVKAGEENAGLVDIGDGLACAFKIESHNHPSALEPYQGAATGVGGINRDIFTMGARPIAQLNSLRFGNIELDRTKWLVKGVVKGIGDYGNAFGIPIVGGEVFFDECYNTNPLVNAFSAGIMKADGLISATSSGVGNPVFIVGSRTGKDGIHGAAFASKDITEDSANDLPAVQVGDPFQEKLLLEATLELGQTDAIVGMQDMGAAGITCSTSEMSAAGEHGMIIHLDKVPTRQENMKDWEILLSESQERMLIVVEKGKEHIVQKIYDKWDLSCEQIGEVTSGGRLKYYMHGELVADVPADDLVLGGGAPVYTREYSEPEYFKRFKSFSIDSIEQPKDLVKVAKYLALHPNIASKKWIYEQYDSMVGTINMGTNSPKDAGVVNIKGTNKALAMTVDCNARMVNANPEEGCAMAVAEAARNIVCSGGVPSAITNCLNFGNPYNPEVYWQFVGAIKGMTKACLKFKTPVTGGNVSFYNQTALEGKEVPVFPTPTIGMLGIVEDKDRVMSLDFKGKSDLIFLLGESKNDISSSEYLASYHNFKESSTPEFDLDKEFELQESVKKLIRAKLIESAHDVSDGGLFITLLESAMPKNLGFDITTSSEIREDAFLFGEAPSRIVVSVAETTEDAFLDVMKKSQVPYTLIGHVTKGEIRVDDHSFGEVSEFKDLFDNSLAKHF, encoded by the coding sequence ATGTCTTTACAAGCAACCACAACATTAGCTACACTAGAACAGGCTGTCGAACTTGGTCTTCGCCCTGAAGAATTTGACAAAATCAAGGAAATATTAGGACGCACACCAAACTTTACTGAGATGAGTATTTTTTCAGTAATGTGGTCGGAACACTGTTCTTACAAGAACTCCATTACTTGGTTGAAAACCTTGCCAAAAGATGGGCCTCATATGCTAGTAAAAGCAGGAGAGGAAAATGCCGGACTAGTTGATATTGGTGACGGTCTTGCTTGTGCATTTAAAATAGAAAGCCATAACCACCCATCAGCACTTGAACCTTACCAAGGTGCTGCAACAGGTGTAGGAGGTATTAATAGAGATATTTTCACAATGGGTGCTCGTCCAATTGCTCAGCTTAATTCACTTCGATTTGGAAATATAGAACTTGATAGAACAAAGTGGCTCGTTAAAGGTGTTGTGAAAGGAATTGGCGACTATGGAAATGCCTTCGGTATTCCAATTGTGGGCGGTGAAGTATTCTTTGACGAATGCTACAATACAAACCCATTAGTCAATGCCTTTTCGGCAGGAATTATGAAAGCTGATGGATTGATTTCAGCAACATCTTCTGGAGTAGGGAATCCAGTATTTATAGTTGGTTCTAGAACTGGTAAAGATGGTATTCATGGAGCAGCATTTGCATCCAAAGATATTACAGAAGATTCAGCCAATGATTTACCAGCAGTTCAGGTAGGAGATCCTTTTCAAGAAAAATTACTTCTAGAAGCAACACTTGAGTTAGGGCAAACAGATGCTATTGTTGGTATGCAAGATATGGGCGCAGCAGGAATTACGTGTTCAACCTCTGAAATGAGTGCAGCCGGAGAACATGGTATGATTATTCACTTAGATAAAGTCCCAACACGACAAGAAAACATGAAAGATTGGGAAATTCTTCTTTCAGAATCCCAAGAACGTATGCTTATAGTTGTAGAAAAAGGCAAGGAGCATATCGTTCAGAAAATATATGATAAATGGGATTTAAGTTGTGAGCAAATAGGAGAAGTAACCTCTGGAGGAAGATTAAAATATTATATGCATGGTGAATTGGTTGCCGATGTTCCAGCCGATGATTTAGTTCTTGGCGGCGGTGCGCCAGTATATACTCGAGAATACTCTGAGCCAGAGTATTTTAAAAGATTTAAGTCCTTCAGTATAGATAGCATTGAGCAACCTAAAGATTTAGTGAAAGTGGCTAAGTATTTAGCATTACACCCAAACATAGCTTCAAAAAAATGGATCTATGAACAGTACGACTCAATGGTAGGCACTATCAATATGGGGACAAATTCACCAAAAGATGCAGGAGTAGTAAATATTAAAGGTACTAATAAAGCCCTAGCGATGACGGTTGATTGTAACGCCAGAATGGTAAACGCGAATCCTGAAGAAGGCTGTGCTATGGCAGTAGCCGAAGCTGCGAGAAACATTGTGTGTTCAGGAGGAGTGCCAAGTGCAATTACCAATTGTTTAAACTTCGGAAACCCATATAACCCAGAAGTATATTGGCAATTTGTCGGAGCCATTAAAGGAATGACAAAGGCTTGTCTGAAGTTTAAGACGCCAGTTACCGGTGGAAACGTTAGTTTTTACAATCAAACAGCATTAGAAGGTAAAGAGGTACCCGTTTTCCCAACACCGACTATTGGAATGTTAGGTATAGTAGAAGATAAAGACCGTGTAATGTCTCTTGACTTCAAAGGAAAAAGTGATTTAATATTCCTACTTGGAGAGTCAAAAAATGACATAAGCAGTTCAGAATATCTAGCATCATATCATAATTTCAAAGAAAGTTCTACGCCAGAATTTGATTTGGATAAAGAGTTTGAACTACAAGAATCCGTTAAAAAATTAATCAGAGCTAAGCTAATTGAATCAGCTCATGATGTTTCAGACGGTGGATTATTCATAACACTTCTTGAAAGTGCAATGCCAAAGAATTTAGGTTTCGATATTACTACTTCCTCTGAAATCAGAGAAGATGCGTTTCTTTTTGGTGAAGCACCATCACGCATAGTAGTATCTGTTGCTGAAACAACTGAAGATGCCTTTTTAGATGTGATGAAAAAATCTCAGGTGCCATACACTTTAATAGGCCATGTAACCAAAGGAGAAATCAGAGTTGATGATCATTCTTTTGGAGAAGTAAGTGAATTCAAAGATTTATTTGATAACTCTCTTGCTAAACACTTTTAA
- a CDS encoding aromatic amino acid hydroxylase: MKTIFNDFGNPQVAKLPDHLRQFVVDQDYSSYTALDHALWRYVMRKNISYLKNVADSSYLDGLEKTGITIDAIPNIKDMNDILGKIGWGCVCVDGFLPPSSFMEFQAYKVLVIAADIRQIEHIEYTPAPDIIHEAAGHAPIIADPMYAEYLRLFGEIGSKAISSSKDFELYEAIRHLSIIKEDPNTKADEIEKAEVEISRIQQNMGEPSEMARIRNLHWWTVEYGLIGDLSNPKIYGAGLLSSIGESESCLKDEVKKIPYSLDAANLAFDITEPQPQLFVTPSYTYLTQVLEEFANGMALRTGGIDGLSKAIESQNICTSEYSSGIQVSGTFNKLIEKDGKVVYLSTSSPTALAWQNKELVGHGKDYHKDGFSSPVGLLKGESTPLELMSIEQLCDLGIESSKRVDIEFASGVKVSGKLINIVKNIKGENILMSFKECTVTYNEEALFLPEWGMYDMAIGQKITSVFSGAADRAIFSKDNPFVPSEKTHKINYSAQRKELHKLYQKVRDVRNGDLPNESTYSIWSELINYKEDWLCAIELLEICEDDILSSEIIDYLKKKNEKSIKHLVEEGLNFVV; the protein is encoded by the coding sequence ATGAAAACAATATTTAACGACTTTGGAAACCCGCAGGTGGCTAAACTTCCCGACCATCTTAGACAATTTGTTGTTGATCAAGATTACAGTAGTTATACTGCATTAGACCATGCCCTTTGGAGGTATGTCATGAGAAAGAATATTTCTTACCTAAAAAATGTAGCTGACAGTTCTTATTTAGATGGCTTGGAAAAAACAGGTATTACCATAGATGCAATTCCTAATATCAAGGATATGAATGATATACTTGGTAAAATAGGTTGGGGTTGTGTTTGTGTCGATGGCTTTTTGCCACCATCATCATTTATGGAATTTCAAGCCTATAAAGTATTAGTGATAGCAGCAGATATTCGCCAAATTGAACATATAGAATATACGCCAGCACCAGATATAATTCATGAAGCAGCTGGTCATGCGCCAATTATTGCAGACCCCATGTATGCCGAGTATCTTAGGCTGTTTGGAGAAATAGGTAGTAAGGCTATTTCATCATCAAAGGATTTTGAATTATATGAAGCCATTCGCCATTTATCAATAATCAAAGAAGACCCGAATACAAAAGCAGATGAAATAGAAAAGGCAGAAGTGGAGATTTCCCGTATTCAACAAAATATGGGTGAGCCTTCAGAGATGGCTAGAATTAGAAATTTACACTGGTGGACGGTTGAATATGGTCTTATTGGTGATCTTTCAAACCCTAAAATTTATGGAGCTGGACTTTTATCCTCAATAGGAGAGAGTGAAAGTTGTCTAAAAGATGAGGTCAAGAAAATACCATATTCATTAGATGCGGCTAATCTAGCTTTCGATATCACTGAGCCACAACCACAGCTCTTTGTTACGCCATCTTACACCTACCTTACTCAGGTGCTAGAAGAGTTTGCCAATGGAATGGCACTTCGAACAGGAGGAATTGATGGGTTAAGCAAAGCAATAGAATCCCAAAACATCTGTACCTCAGAGTATAGTTCTGGTATTCAAGTTTCAGGAACCTTCAATAAATTAATTGAGAAAGACGGTAAAGTTGTTTACCTTTCAACATCATCCCCAACAGCCTTGGCTTGGCAAAATAAAGAACTTGTAGGTCATGGAAAAGACTATCACAAAGATGGATTTAGTTCTCCAGTTGGTTTACTTAAAGGAGAGTCTACACCATTAGAGTTAATGAGTATAGAACAACTATGTGATTTAGGAATAGAGTCATCCAAAAGAGTTGATATAGAATTTGCAAGTGGCGTTAAGGTGTCAGGAAAACTCATTAATATAGTTAAGAATATAAAAGGAGAAAACATACTCATGTCATTTAAAGAATGTACAGTCACATATAACGAGGAAGCTTTGTTTTTGCCAGAATGGGGAATGTATGATATGGCTATAGGTCAGAAGATTACTTCTGTTTTCTCAGGAGCTGCAGACAGAGCTATTTTCTCTAAAGATAATCCGTTCGTTCCTAGCGAAAAGACGCATAAGATTAATTATTCTGCTCAACGAAAAGAGTTGCATAAACTATATCAAAAAGTTAGAGATGTTAGAAATGGAGACCTACCCAATGAAAGTACATATTCCATATGGTCTGAGCTAATTAACTATAAAGAAGACTGGTTGTGTGCCATTGAATTATTAGAAATATGTGAGGATGATATACTATCTTCAGAAATTATTGATTATTTGAAAAAGAAAAATGAGAAGTCAATTAAACATTTAGTTGAAGAAGGATTAAATTTTGTAGTATGA